A genomic stretch from Mycobacterium paraterrae includes:
- the glgA gene encoding glycogen synthase, whose product MRVAMMTREYPPEVYGGAGVHVTQLVAQLRSLCQVDVHCQGAPRAGAHAYQPDAQLRGANPALSTLSTDLVMAGAAADADVVHSHTWYTGMAGHLASLLHDVPHVLTAHSLEPLRPWKAEQLGGGYRISSWVEQTAVDAAQAVIAVSSGMRDDVLQVYPRVDPGRVHVVRNGIDTDVWHPVEPPPGESVLADLGVDRSRPIVAFVGRITRQKGVPHLLAAAHLFDPEVQLVLCAGAPDTPEIAAEVSEGVARLAASRSGVFWVREMMSVEKIREILSAATAFVCPSVYEPLGIVNLEAMACGTAVVASDVGGIPEVVDDGVTGTLVHYDAGDAAGYQSRIAEAVNAVVADPERARRYGRAGRQRCIAEFSWAQIAQQTLEIYQKVCA is encoded by the coding sequence ATGCGCGTGGCGATGATGACTCGGGAGTATCCGCCGGAGGTCTACGGCGGCGCCGGAGTACACGTGACCCAGCTCGTCGCGCAATTGCGCAGCCTGTGCCAGGTTGACGTGCACTGCCAGGGTGCTCCGCGGGCAGGAGCGCACGCGTACCAGCCCGACGCCCAACTTCGCGGAGCGAATCCGGCGCTGTCCACCCTGTCGACCGATCTGGTGATGGCCGGCGCCGCGGCGGACGCCGATGTCGTCCACTCCCACACCTGGTATACCGGGATGGCCGGGCACCTGGCGTCGCTGTTGCACGACGTGCCGCACGTGCTGACAGCCCATTCGCTGGAGCCGCTGCGGCCGTGGAAGGCCGAGCAGCTCGGTGGCGGCTACCGAATCTCGTCATGGGTCGAGCAGACCGCGGTCGATGCCGCCCAGGCGGTGATCGCCGTCAGCTCCGGCATGCGGGACGACGTGTTGCAGGTCTACCCGAGGGTGGATCCTGGTCGAGTCCACGTCGTACGCAACGGAATCGACACCGACGTCTGGCACCCGGTCGAGCCGCCGCCAGGCGAGTCGGTGCTGGCCGACCTCGGAGTCGATCGCAGTCGGCCGATCGTCGCATTCGTCGGCCGGATCACCCGGCAGAAGGGTGTACCGCATTTGTTGGCGGCCGCCCACCTTTTCGATCCCGAGGTGCAGTTGGTGCTGTGCGCCGGTGCGCCCGACACCCCCGAGATCGCCGCCGAAGTAAGCGAAGGAGTCGCCCGGTTGGCCGCCTCACGCAGCGGGGTGTTCTGGGTCCGTGAGATGATGTCGGTCGAAAAGATCCGTGAAATACTCTCGGCGGCAACAGCGTTCGTGTGCCCGTCGGTGTACGAGCCGCTGGGAATCGTGAATCTCGAGGCGATGGCGTGCGGCACGGCGGTGGTCGCGTCCGACGTGGGCGGCATCCCGGAGGTGGTCGATGACGGGGTGACGGGGACGCTGGTTCACTACGACGCGGGCGACGCGGCCGGTTATCAGAGCCGAATCGCAGAGGCGGTCAACGCGGTGGTAGCCGACCCGGAGCGCGCCAGGCGCTATGGCCGCGCGGGACGTCAGCGCTGCATCGCGGAGTTCTCCTGGGCGCAGATCGCGCAACAGACGCTGGAGATCTACCAGAAAGTGTGCGCGTGA
- a CDS encoding DUF3117 domain-containing protein, whose translation MAAMKPRTGDGPLEATKEGRGIVMRVPLEGGGRLVVELTPDEAAALGDELKGVTS comes from the coding sequence ATGGCGGCGATGAAGCCCCGGACCGGTGACGGTCCACTGGAAGCGACAAAGGAGGGGCGCGGCATCGTGATGCGGGTACCGCTGGAAGGCGGTGGCCGACTCGTGGTCGAGCTGACACCCGACGAAGCCGCTGCACTGGGCGATGAGCTCAAGGGCGTCACGAGCTAA
- a CDS encoding TetR/AcrR family transcriptional regulator, which translates to MRSADDLTAAARIRDAAIRQFGEQGFGVGLRSIAEAAGVSAALVIHHFGSKDGLRKACDHYVAEEIRTTKSEAMTSSDPATWFAAMAEIEEYAPLMAYLVRSMQSGGELAKTLWRTMIDNTASYLAEGVESGMLKPSRDPAARAKYLGITGGGGFLLYLQMHETPTDLRAVLRDYANDMVLPALELYTNGLMTDSHMYDAFVAQAEGEDGHARD; encoded by the coding sequence ATGCGTTCAGCTGACGATCTCACCGCGGCCGCCCGAATTCGCGACGCGGCAATCCGTCAGTTCGGCGAACAGGGCTTCGGCGTGGGCCTGCGGTCGATCGCGGAAGCGGCCGGGGTCAGCGCGGCTCTGGTGATTCATCACTTCGGCTCCAAGGACGGCCTGCGCAAGGCCTGTGACCACTACGTCGCCGAGGAGATTCGCACGACCAAATCCGAGGCGATGACCTCCAGCGACCCGGCGACCTGGTTCGCCGCGATGGCCGAGATCGAGGAGTACGCACCGCTGATGGCGTATCTGGTGCGCAGCATGCAATCCGGCGGCGAGCTGGCAAAGACGTTGTGGCGCACGATGATCGACAACACCGCGAGCTACCTGGCCGAGGGTGTCGAGTCGGGCATGCTGAAGCCCAGCCGGGATCCGGCCGCCCGGGCCAAATATCTCGGTATCACCGGCGGCGGCGGCTTCCTGCTCTACCTCCAAATGCACGAGACGCCGACGGACTTACGGGCAGTGTTGCGCGACTACGCCAACGACATGGTGCTGCCCGCCCTCGAGCTCTACACCAACGGCCTGATGACCGACAGCCACATGTACGACGCCTTTGTGGCGCAAGCAGAAGGAGAGGATGGTCATGCACGCGATTGA
- a CDS encoding ATP-binding cassette domain-containing protein translates to MHAIEVHHLTKTFGKARALDGLELTVREGEVHGFLGPNGAGKSTTLRILLGVVKADGGMVRLLGGDPWSDAVDLHRQIAYVPGDVTLWPNLTGGETIDLLGRMRGGIDDRRRDELIERFELDPHKKARSYSKGNRQKVSLISAFSSRARLLLLDEPSSGLDPLMENIFQQCVAEARDRGATVLLSSHILAETERLCQRVTIIRAGRTVESGTLESMRHLSRTTITADLLRDPGDLTRIRGVADVSYDGTVLHAHVDSEGLGELIRVLGDTGVRSLVSQPPTLEELFMRHYGADREMARK, encoded by the coding sequence ATGCACGCGATTGAGGTTCATCACCTGACGAAGACGTTCGGCAAGGCCCGGGCACTCGACGGCCTGGAGCTGACCGTGCGCGAGGGGGAAGTCCACGGGTTCCTCGGACCGAACGGCGCCGGAAAATCGACGACGCTCCGGATCCTGCTCGGCGTGGTCAAAGCCGACGGCGGAATGGTGCGGCTACTCGGCGGCGATCCCTGGAGCGACGCGGTCGACCTACACCGCCAGATCGCCTACGTGCCGGGCGACGTGACGTTGTGGCCGAACCTGACCGGTGGCGAGACCATCGACCTGCTGGGCCGGATGCGCGGCGGCATCGACGACAGGCGCCGCGACGAGCTGATCGAGCGCTTCGAGCTCGACCCGCACAAGAAGGCTCGCTCCTATTCCAAAGGCAACCGGCAGAAGGTCTCGCTGATCTCTGCCTTCTCGTCGCGGGCCAGGCTGCTCTTGCTCGACGAACCGAGCAGCGGCCTGGACCCCCTGATGGAGAACATCTTTCAGCAATGCGTCGCCGAAGCCCGCGATCGCGGCGCGACGGTGCTGCTGTCCAGCCACATCCTGGCCGAGACCGAGCGGCTGTGCCAGCGGGTGACGATCATCCGCGCCGGCCGGACCGTCGAGAGCGGGACGCTGGAGTCGATGCGGCATCTCAGCCGAACGACGATCACCGCCGACCTGCTGCGCGACCCCGGCGACCTCACCCGCATCCGTGGCGTTGCCGACGTCAGCTACGACGGCACGGTCCTGCACGCCCACGTCGACAGCGAGGGACTCGGCGAACTGATCCGGGTCCTTGGCGACACCGGCGTCCGCAGCCTGGTCAGCCAGCCGCCCACGCTCGAGGAACTGTTCATGCGGCACTACGGCGCCGACCGTGAAATGGCACGCAAATGA
- a CDS encoding methyltransferase family protein, translating into MSTAVKGALSATVGLFTFGLLVFVPAGTTHYWQGWAFLAVFALSTIPSVYLARTNPAALERRLQAGPSAETRPLQKILITVIFVAFPATFIVSALDWRYGWSRVPAPVSVIGDLLVAIGLALAMLVVVQNGYAAANVRVEEGQALVSTGLYGRVRHPMYTGNVLLMLGIPLALASYWGLFLIVPGLLVLVLRIRDEEELLREELDGYREYTRRVRYRLLPYVW; encoded by the coding sequence ATGAGTACCGCTGTCAAAGGTGCACTTTCGGCCACCGTGGGCCTGTTCACGTTCGGCTTGCTGGTGTTCGTGCCGGCCGGCACGACGCACTACTGGCAGGGCTGGGCATTCCTCGCAGTCTTCGCGCTGTCCACCATCCCGTCGGTGTATCTGGCGCGCACCAACCCCGCCGCGCTCGAGCGGCGGTTGCAGGCGGGGCCTAGTGCGGAAACCCGGCCGCTGCAGAAGATTCTCATTACCGTCATCTTCGTCGCGTTTCCGGCGACGTTCATCGTCAGCGCCCTGGACTGGCGCTACGGGTGGTCGAGGGTACCGGCGCCGGTATCGGTGATCGGCGACCTACTGGTCGCGATCGGGCTCGCGCTGGCGATGTTGGTGGTCGTCCAAAACGGTTACGCGGCAGCCAATGTGCGGGTCGAGGAAGGCCAGGCGCTGGTCTCGACCGGGTTGTACGGGCGGGTGCGCCATCCGATGTACACCGGAAACGTTTTGCTGATGCTGGGCATCCCGCTGGCCCTCGCCTCGTACTGGGGGTTGTTCCTGATCGTTCCCGGACTGCTGGTGCTCGTGTTGCGTATCCGCGACGAGGAAGAGCTACTGAGGGAGGAGCTGGACGGCTACCGCGAATACACCCGCCGCGTTCGCTACCGGCTGCTGCCCTACGTGTGGTGA
- the glgC gene encoding glucose-1-phosphate adenylyltransferase, protein MREAPHVLGIVLAGGEGKRLYPLTADRAKPAVPFGGAYRLIDFVLSNLVNARYLRICVLTQYKSHSLDRHISQNWRLSGLAGEYITPVPAQQRLGPRWYTGSADAIYQSLNLIYDEDPDYIVVFGADHVYRMDPEQMLRFHVESGAGATVAGIRVPRAEASAFGCIDADESGRIRSFIEKPSNPPGTPDDPEATFVSMGNYIFTTKVLIDAIRADADEDHSDHDMGGDIIPRLVADGMAAVYDFKDNDVPGATDRDRGYWRDVGTLDAFYDAHMDLVSVHPVFNLYNRRWPILGASENLAPAKFVNGGSAQESVVGAGSIISAASVRNSVLSSNVVIDDGAIVEGSVIMPGARVGRGAVVRHAILDKNVVIGPGEMVGVDLEKDRERFSISAGGVVAVGKGVWI, encoded by the coding sequence ATGAGGGAAGCGCCGCACGTGCTGGGAATTGTCCTGGCCGGGGGTGAAGGCAAGCGGCTGTATCCGTTGACCGCCGACCGGGCCAAGCCGGCGGTTCCCTTCGGTGGGGCGTATCGACTGATCGACTTTGTGCTGTCCAACCTCGTCAACGCCCGGTATTTGCGGATCTGCGTTCTCACGCAGTACAAGTCGCATTCACTGGACCGCCACATCTCGCAGAACTGGCGGCTATCCGGCCTGGCCGGCGAATACATCACGCCTGTCCCGGCTCAGCAGCGGCTCGGGCCGCGCTGGTACACCGGATCGGCCGATGCGATCTATCAATCGCTCAACCTGATCTATGACGAGGACCCGGATTACATCGTGGTTTTCGGCGCCGACCACGTCTACCGGATGGACCCCGAGCAGATGCTTCGCTTCCATGTGGAAAGCGGAGCCGGTGCAACGGTTGCCGGAATCCGGGTGCCGCGTGCGGAAGCCAGCGCGTTCGGCTGCATCGACGCGGACGAGTCCGGCCGCATCCGCAGCTTCATCGAGAAGCCGAGCAACCCGCCCGGTACGCCGGACGACCCGGAGGCCACCTTCGTGTCGATGGGGAACTACATCTTCACCACCAAGGTGCTCATCGACGCGATCCGCGCCGACGCCGACGAGGACCACTCCGATCACGACATGGGCGGTGACATCATCCCGCGATTGGTCGCCGACGGGATGGCCGCGGTCTACGACTTCAAAGACAACGACGTCCCCGGCGCCACTGACCGCGACCGGGGTTACTGGCGCGACGTGGGGACGCTGGACGCGTTCTACGACGCCCACATGGACTTGGTATCGGTGCATCCGGTGTTCAACCTCTACAACCGACGCTGGCCGATCCTCGGCGCGTCGGAGAATCTGGCGCCGGCCAAGTTCGTCAACGGCGGATCGGCCCAGGAGTCGGTGGTCGGCGCGGGCAGCATCATCTCGGCTGCGTCAGTACGCAACTCGGTGTTGTCCTCCAACGTCGTGATCGACGACGGGGCGATCGTCGAGGGCAGCGTGATCATGCCGGGCGCGCGCGTCGGCCGCGGCGCGGTGGTGCGCCACGCAATCCTGGACAAGAACGTGGTCATCGGGCCGGGCGAGATGGTCGGTGTCGACTTGGAGAAGGATCGCGAGCGTTTCTCGATCAGCGCCGGCGGCGTGGTCGCGGTAGGCAAGGGCGTCTGGATCTAA
- a CDS encoding DNA-3-methyladenine glycosylase I, with product MTDDGLVRCGWAIGKPGSADFELYRDYHDSEWGRPLHGDVPLFERMSLEAFQSGLSWLIILRKRENFRKAFAGFAPEKVARFTDADVARLMADDGIVRNRAKIEATIANARAVAEVDDFSELLWSFAPAGRRRARPKTLADVPSVTPESTAMARELKRRGFRFVGPTTAYALMQATGMVDDHVQTCWVPPSAHEAGR from the coding sequence ATGACTGACGACGGCCTGGTCCGTTGCGGCTGGGCAATTGGCAAGCCGGGCAGCGCGGACTTCGAGCTCTACCGCGATTACCACGACTCGGAGTGGGGTCGGCCCCTGCACGGCGACGTGCCGTTGTTCGAGCGGATGAGCCTGGAGGCCTTCCAAAGCGGCTTGTCCTGGCTGATCATCCTGCGCAAACGAGAAAACTTCCGGAAGGCGTTCGCCGGTTTCGCGCCCGAAAAGGTCGCCCGGTTCACCGACGCCGACGTCGCCCGGTTGATGGCCGATGACGGCATCGTCCGCAACCGGGCCAAGATCGAGGCGACCATCGCCAACGCCAGGGCCGTCGCGGAAGTCGACGACTTCTCGGAGTTGCTGTGGTCGTTCGCGCCGGCCGGCCGGCGTCGCGCTCGGCCCAAGACCTTGGCGGACGTCCCGTCCGTCACGCCGGAATCCACCGCGATGGCCCGCGAATTGAAGCGCCGCGGGTTCCGCTTCGTCGGACCCACCACCGCCTATGCCCTGATGCAGGCGACCGGGATGGTCGACGATCACGTACAGACCTGTTGGGTGCCTCCCTCTGCCCATGAGGCGGGCCGCTGA
- the folP gene encoding dihydropteroate synthase, producing the protein MAIVNRTPDSFYDRGANFADDDAQAAVHRLIAEGADVIDVGGVKAGPGETIDTQAEIARVVPFIEWVRDAYPEQLISIDTWRSEVARLACRAGADLINDSWGGYDPAMPEVAAEFGAGLVCSHTGGAKPRTRPFRVSYGISTRGVVDDVIAELTASAERAVAAGVDRDRVVIDPTHDFGKNTFHGLALLRHMEDLVNTGWPVLMALSNKDFVGETLGVELTQRLEGTLAATALAAAAGARMFRVHEVGPTRRVLEMVASIQGQRPPARTVRGLA; encoded by the coding sequence ATGGCGATCGTCAACCGCACCCCGGACTCGTTCTACGACCGTGGCGCCAACTTCGCCGACGACGACGCGCAGGCCGCTGTGCACCGGCTGATTGCCGAGGGCGCCGACGTCATCGACGTGGGTGGCGTCAAGGCCGGGCCGGGGGAGACCATCGACACCCAAGCCGAGATCGCCCGCGTCGTGCCCTTCATCGAGTGGGTGCGCGACGCTTACCCCGAGCAACTGATCAGCATCGACACGTGGCGTTCGGAGGTCGCTCGGCTGGCCTGCCGGGCGGGCGCGGATCTGATCAACGACAGCTGGGGCGGCTATGATCCCGCGATGCCCGAGGTAGCGGCCGAATTCGGCGCGGGACTGGTGTGCTCGCACACCGGCGGGGCGAAGCCGCGCACCCGACCTTTTCGGGTCAGTTACGGCATCAGCACCCGCGGCGTCGTCGACGACGTGATCGCCGAACTCACCGCGTCCGCGGAACGGGCGGTCGCCGCCGGGGTCGACCGCGATCGTGTGGTGATCGACCCGACCCACGACTTCGGCAAGAACACGTTCCACGGCTTGGCGCTGTTGCGGCACATGGAAGATCTTGTAAACACGGGGTGGCCGGTATTGATGGCGTTGAGCAACAAAGATTTCGTCGGGGAGACTCTTGGGGTGGAGCTGACCCAGCGCCTGGAGGGAACCCTGGCCGCGACTGCTCTGGCGGCCGCTGCTGGAGCCAGGATGTTCCGGGTGCACGAAGTCGGGCCGACCCGGCGGGTGTTGGAGATGGTGGCGTCGATTCAGGGCCAACGCCCGCCGGCGCGCACGGTGAGGGGGCTGGCATGA
- a CDS encoding glucosyl-3-phosphoglycerate synthase — protein MTASELFDLAAEGALAASPGDVWLADRSWTRPQWTIEELEAAKAGRTVSVVLPALNEEDTVESVIESISPLVGGLVDELIVLDSGSTDDTEIRAIAAGARVVTREQALPGIAPRPGKGEVLWRSLAATSGDLVVFVDSDLIEPHPMFVPRLLGPLLTEDDIHLVKSFYRRPLNGDAGREGATGGGRVTELVARPLLAALRPELGCVLQPLGGEYAATRELLTSVPFAPGYGVEIGLLVDTYDRLGLDAIAQVNLGVRAHRNRPLAELGPMSRQVVATLLSRCGIPDSGVGLTQFFVDGPDSMSFTPRYSTVSLADRPPMNTVAIASVAQPRAAGRPR, from the coding sequence ATGACGGCATCTGAGCTGTTCGATCTCGCTGCCGAGGGCGCATTGGCCGCCTCGCCGGGCGACGTCTGGTTGGCCGACCGCAGCTGGACTCGTCCGCAGTGGACGATCGAGGAACTCGAGGCTGCCAAAGCCGGGCGGACCGTCTCGGTGGTGCTGCCCGCCCTCAACGAGGAAGACACCGTCGAATCCGTGATCGAGAGCATCTCGCCGCTGGTCGGCGGGCTGGTCGACGAGCTGATCGTGCTCGACTCGGGATCCACCGACGACACCGAGATCCGGGCAATCGCCGCCGGGGCGCGCGTCGTCACTCGTGAGCAGGCCCTGCCGGGCATCGCGCCGCGGCCCGGCAAGGGCGAGGTGCTGTGGCGTTCGCTGGCCGCTACCAGCGGTGACCTCGTCGTCTTCGTCGACTCCGACTTGATCGAGCCGCACCCTATGTTCGTGCCGCGGTTGCTGGGTCCGCTGCTGACCGAGGACGACATTCACCTCGTCAAGAGCTTTTATCGGCGGCCTCTGAACGGCGACGCCGGCCGGGAGGGCGCCACCGGAGGTGGCCGCGTCACCGAGCTGGTGGCGCGACCGCTGTTGGCCGCGCTGCGGCCCGAGCTGGGGTGCGTACTACAGCCGCTCGGCGGCGAATACGCGGCCACCCGGGAGCTGCTGACGTCCGTGCCGTTCGCGCCGGGCTACGGCGTCGAGATCGGCTTGCTGGTCGACACCTACGACCGGTTGGGACTCGACGCCATCGCCCAGGTGAACCTCGGTGTGCGCGCGCACCGCAACCGTCCGCTCGCCGAGCTGGGCCCGATGAGCCGGCAGGTGGTGGCGACGTTGCTGTCGCGCTGCGGCATCCCCGACTCTGGTGTCGGGCTCACCCAATTTTTCGTCGACGGTCCGGACTCGATGTCTTTCACCCCGCGATACTCCACGGTGTCGCTGGCCGACCGGCCGCCGATGAACACCGTGGCGATCGCAAGCGTGGCGCAGCCACGTGCAGCGGGTCGCCCGCGATAG
- a CDS encoding ABC transporter permease, with protein MTAILERPIAVSSVFTGTPGMLRLYLRRDRIVLPLWVLLLSTPLATVYIGGIEKVYPSQAARAGFAAMIKASPAQRALYGNIYNDSLGATGIWKAGMFHVLIAVAVILTVVRHTRADEETGRAELIDSTVVGRYAGLTAALLLSFGASLITGVIGATGLLGTDVPARGSLVFGAALACSGLVFTAVAAVTAQLSTSARFARGAAFAVLGTAFALRAVGDAGWPGLSWVSPLGWSLQVRPYAGDRWWVLLLHLTATVLLTAVAYWLLATRDVGAGVIAERPGPSNATRLLRNTFGLAWRLDRGALLLWTTGLGLYGLLIGSVAHGIGDELGTDAARDVVLRMGGSQVVEQAFVTAAFSMLGMVAAAFGISLALRLRQEEAGQRAETLLSGSVSRNRWLTSHLILALTGSALAIVIAGGATGLSYGIAAHDIGGKLGAVMGTALVQLPAVWLPAATTVALFGLMPRFSSLAWGVLVGFVALHLIGELSRFPQWVLDLEPFAHIPPVSGNAFSWIPLIVLLTLDAALIALGVAAFRRRDVQS; from the coding sequence ATGACTGCCATCCTGGAACGTCCCATCGCTGTGTCGTCGGTATTCACCGGGACGCCGGGAATGCTGCGCTTATATCTGCGGCGCGATCGAATTGTGTTGCCGCTCTGGGTCCTACTGCTGTCGACGCCGCTGGCGACGGTGTACATCGGTGGGATCGAAAAGGTCTACCCAAGCCAGGCGGCTCGGGCCGGCTTTGCCGCGATGATCAAGGCCAGCCCGGCCCAACGGGCGCTCTACGGCAACATCTACAACGACAGCCTGGGCGCTACCGGGATTTGGAAGGCCGGCATGTTCCACGTGCTGATCGCCGTGGCGGTGATTCTGACCGTCGTCCGCCACACCCGCGCCGACGAGGAGACCGGGCGCGCCGAGCTGATCGACTCGACCGTCGTGGGCCGTTACGCCGGCCTCACCGCTGCCCTGCTGCTGTCCTTCGGGGCGTCGCTGATCACCGGTGTCATCGGTGCGACGGGGTTGCTGGGTACCGACGTCCCCGCCCGGGGATCGCTGGTTTTCGGTGCGGCCCTGGCCTGCTCGGGCCTGGTGTTCACCGCGGTTGCCGCTGTGACAGCGCAACTGTCGACGAGCGCGCGGTTTGCACGCGGTGCCGCCTTCGCGGTGCTCGGCACGGCATTCGCGCTGCGGGCCGTCGGGGACGCCGGCTGGCCCGGGTTGTCGTGGGTCTCCCCGCTCGGCTGGTCGCTACAGGTCCGGCCATACGCCGGCGACCGGTGGTGGGTGCTGTTGCTGCATCTCACCGCCACGGTGCTGCTGACCGCGGTGGCCTACTGGCTGCTGGCCACCCGCGACGTCGGCGCCGGCGTGATCGCCGAACGCCCGGGTCCTTCGAACGCAACCCGGTTGCTACGCAACACCTTCGGGCTGGCCTGGCGATTGGACCGCGGCGCGCTGCTGCTCTGGACCACCGGGCTGGGCTTGTACGGCCTGCTGATCGGCAGCGTTGCGCATGGCATCGGCGACGAGCTGGGCACCGACGCCGCACGTGATGTGGTGCTCCGGATGGGCGGCAGCCAGGTGGTCGAGCAAGCCTTCGTCACCGCGGCGTTTTCCATGTTGGGCATGGTCGCGGCCGCGTTCGGGATCTCGCTGGCCCTGCGACTCCGTCAGGAAGAAGCCGGTCAACGCGCGGAGACGCTGCTGAGCGGATCGGTGAGCCGAAACCGTTGGCTGACAAGCCACCTCATACTGGCGCTGACGGGATCGGCCCTGGCCATCGTGATCGCCGGCGGTGCTACAGGGCTGAGCTACGGAATCGCCGCCCACGACATCGGCGGCAAGCTCGGCGCAGTCATGGGCACCGCGCTGGTTCAACTGCCCGCGGTATGGCTGCCGGCCGCGACTACGGTCGCGCTGTTCGGGCTGATGCCGCGTTTCAGTTCGCTGGCGTGGGGCGTGCTGGTCGGATTCGTCGCCCTGCACTTGATCGGCGAGCTGTCCCGCTTCCCGCAGTGGGTGCTCGACCTGGAGCCGTTCGCACACATCCCGCCGGTGTCGGGCAACGCCTTCTCCTGGATCCCGCTAATCGTGCTGCTGACACTCGACGCCGCGCTGATCGCACTCGGGGTGGCGGCGTTCCGCCGTCGCGATGTTCAGTCGTAA
- a CDS encoding DivIVA domain-containing protein, with the protein MALVLLYVVVLVLIAIVLFGVASLLFGRGEPLPPLPRGTTPTVLPASGVTRSDVEAVKFTQTLRGYKTSEVDWVLDRLAQELDLLRGQLSSVHAAAAAGGDKHDDARGDAND; encoded by the coding sequence GTGGCATTGGTGTTGCTGTACGTAGTGGTCTTGGTGCTGATAGCAATCGTGCTGTTCGGGGTGGCCAGTCTGCTGTTCGGCCGCGGCGAGCCGTTGCCGCCGCTGCCCCGGGGCACCACCCCGACGGTGTTGCCGGCGTCCGGCGTCACCCGCTCCGACGTCGAGGCGGTCAAATTCACCCAGACCTTGCGTGGTTATAAGACCAGCGAGGTCGATTGGGTGCTCGACCGGCTCGCCCAGGAGCTGGACCTGCTACGCGGGCAGCTGTCGTCGGTGCATGCCGCGGCCGCAGCCGGAGGCGACAAGCACGACGACGCCCGAGGCGATGCCAATGACTGA